The sequence CATAACGTTGAGATAGTACATATCATGGCCGGGGGCAGCTACGGACGGACCATGATACCCATGCGGGACGACGACGGTGTCACCCGAACGCACTTCGGTACATACGTTGATGTCTTTTCCGGGCGAAGAGTAAACTCGCTGAAGTCCGAAACCATCAGTTCTTTGTTCCGGACCGCCTGGACGCAACTCAAAATAGTAGATTTCCTCTAAAATCCGCTCATTGTCAGAATGTTCATCATGCTTATGTGGTGGATAAGATGACCAATTTCCTCCAGGAGTTAGGACTTCAGTAACAAGCAGATGTGATGTTTCAAGGTCATTGCCTAGTGCATAGTTATTAACTTGACGCGAACACACGCCTGCACCTCTGATGCCAGAATGGACATCACTTGCAGGACAATAACGCACCGGCAAATCCTTCGTTGATTTTGCCCCCGGTACCGCGAACCGACCGGACTCAGTGGCAACTATCGTGAAGCTAGTATGCCACGGAATGTAGATATAATCAGTTACTGCTGTAAATACAGATTCTCGTCCGGCAAGCGAATACTTTTCATTTGCCACCACCACATCTGCACTTCCATTGAGCGGCAGGACTAAAACTTCGTCGTCGTCAGTATCAATAGTGACTGACTCGCCTTTTTGCAGACGAGCTATTCGTAGACTCGAAAAATCCCATCCAGCTTTTTCGGCTGTAATGTAGGTGTCAAATTTACCGGTTTCAGTACTTCCCGCTTCTAGTACATATTTATCATTGTCGTTCATAGCAACTCCACTGCGTTGTCGACTGCTGTTTGGACATCCCCGTGTGAGGGGAAAAGAAGGGATCGACCAATTACAAGACCACATACGTTTGGCAATTTAACTGCTTTACCCCAACTATTTAACGTATTTTCTGGATCCTTAGATACTTCTCCTCCTAAGATCAGCGATGGCAAAGTCGTACTTTCCATCACGCGCTCCATCTGTGGGACACACGGCAATTTGAGCCAGGTGTATGCACTCGTCGACCCTAGCGCAGATGCAATAGTTATCGACTTAATGACTGCTTCTGGGCTGAGATCATTAACAAGTTGCCCATCTTTCCAACTGGAAACAAATGGCTCTATCATCGCGATTTTTTTATTTACTGACAGCTGGTTAACCGCCTGTGCAGTAGCCGCTAAGGTGCGTGGAGTGCTTGGATCTGCAAAGCAGATGCGAGTCAAAGTTTTCCCTCCGTCTAGATTGTCCTCAACAATCGCTTCTGGCGTATAGCACCCAAAACGGTCATCTATTTCAAAGCTTGCCCCCTGAAGACCAGTCCGGTTCATTGACCCAAAAACAAGCTTGTTTTCAAGCGCTCCTAGAAGCGTAAGGTCTTCAACTAAATCAGCAGTTCCTAAGAATCCATCAACGCCTGGCCGAGACAGAGCTATCATGCACCTTTCTAGAAGCTCAGTACGATTAGCCATCGACATCGGATCCTGTCCGGCGCCCAAAGCACCCCGAGCAGGGTGATCACATGCAATGATCATCATCTTCCGACCATTTTGAGGTAACTGTCCTGGAGCTCGTGAAGACAAACGCTTCTTTATCTCTTCTGGATGATGGAGTCTAATATCCAGGATGTCTTGAATAGCAACCATCACGATTCCTTCACTACCGGCGCCGTCTCAGTACGCTGGATCATTAATTCACGAACTTCGCCTTCCGTCGGCATGGCGGTAGAGCATTCCAAGCGGGAAGAAACAATTGCCCCTGCTGTCGACGCAAAATGGATCGCCGTCGGAATATCCCAGCCAGCAATTAGTGCATGAGTCAAGGCACCACCAAAAGCATCTCCGGCACCTAAACCATTGAGCGTGTCAACTTTAGTAACTGGCACTTCGATACGAAGATCGCGAGTTTTTGCGAGAGTGCCTTTTGGACCTTGCTTAACAATTGCCAGCTGCACACCTCTCTCTAAGAGTGCGTCTGCAGCTCTATCTGGTTCTGTTTCACCAACAGCAATTCGGCATTCTTCTTTATTTCCGACAGCAACATTGACATAGTCGAGTAACGAGCCAATTTCCCGCTGTGCAACTTCTTCACTTTCCCAGAACATAGGCCGATAATCAAGATCAGCGATCGTCCATCCAGAAGTATTTTTACGTGCTCGCAAAGCTTCCCAATGCGCGGAGCGAGACGGTTCGTCCGACAACCCCGTACCTGAGACCAAAAATACCTTTGCATGAGCGACTGCGTCGACCGGAACATCTTGTGGCCGAAGTTGGAGATCTGGTGCTGATGGCTCACGATAGAAATATAACGGGAATGTATCCGGAGGGAATATCTCACAGAATGTTACCGGTGTTTTATAGTTTTCAGTCGTAATGACAAACTGGTCAGATACGCCTAGACGATTCATCTCCATACGAACGAACTTTCCAAAAGGATCATCGCCTACACCGGAGATCACAGCTGCGGAATGCCCCAGCCGGGCAGCTGCTACCGCAACATTAGTTGGTGATCCCCCAAGAAATTTGCCAAATGTTTCGACGTCTTCTAATCCCACTCCGGACTGAAGAGGATATATATCTACTCCGGACCGTCCCATGGTTATTACTTCCGGATATTGAGTTTCACGCACCATTGCGGATTCCTTTCTCACGTACTACACATTTTTCATCACCAACATCACATATGTCAAGTCCTTGTCCTAACATAAATATTACAAACTGTTGCTTATGGGTACTAAAATCAGCACTATAACAGAAATAGGTTATGCTTTACATAAAAAGTGCAAACAACAAGGAGGCTTTCATGGTGGATAAAGAAAAGGACGCGTCTCTTGACAAACCTTTCGCGCTCGATTTAGTACTCAACAGAAATTCGGCCGAACCTCTTTATCAGCAAATCCTCGCACCCATCTCGCAACTAATTAAGAACGGTAGTCTGCAACCAAATCAGTTGCTTGAAGATGAGATATCCATGGCCAAACGTCTTAACATTTCACGACCCACAGCACGTCGCGCACTTCAAGAGCTCGTTGATTCTGGCCTTCTTATTCGACGACGTGGCGTTGGTACAAGGGTCACCCCCTCTCATGTACATCGCCAGCTTGCGCTAACATCCCTCAATGACGACCTTGTCAAAGCTGGTCATGCCACACGAACAGAAGTTCTTAAATACCAGATCCATTTAGCCACCCAAGAAGAAGTTGAATTTCTCAACTGCGACCCAGACGAAGAACTTGTTACTATCCAGAGATTGCGTTGGATTGATGACCACCCGCTAGCAATCTTAAATAACATCATTCCAAGCAGGATTGCTCCATCTTTGACCGAGCTGTCTCACTATGGACTCTACGAATCCTTCAGCCATCAAGGGATAGTCCCCATTTCGGCAGTGCAAACGTTAGGGGCGAAAAACGCAAGTAAAGCTGAGGCAGACATGCTTCAAATTGAACCCCAAACAGCACTATTTACCATGCAGCGAACCGCATATGACTCTCAAGGGAAAGTTATCGAGCATGGCAATCACGTTTATGATTCGCAACAATATAAGATGACATTTCCGCTTGTAAATCCAGCAAACTAGCCACAGATAAGCGTTACCCACAGCATCTCAACCAGCATCTCTTACATAAACAACATGACATGAGAGGACAAATCCTTGACATAAGCCACCCATGTTAGTAACGTATATCTCACACGGTACGTCACCAACGAGGGTGGCTATGAGTTGACTCATTTTGCGTGACCTACTTTAACGTAGTTGAGGAGCAATCTATGTCAGATACTAAATACACACCAGGTCCACTATTAACAGCATGCGAATCGTTCGACACTGTCTTATGGAACGACTCTTCAGATCTTGAGGAATTGCAAACTTCAATTTCATATGGTGGCGTAGGAGCAACCTGCAATCCTGTCATCGCTTATACAACCATCGCAAAGCATCCTGAAATTTGGACTGACCGCATCCGGAAGATCGCTGAAGATCACCCAACCTGGAGCGAATCTCAGATCGGCTGGCAAGCGGTCATGGATATGTCCGTAGAGGCAGCTAAGCTGTTGGAGCCAACTTTCGATAAGACACATGGTCATGATGGACGCCTATCCGTTCAAACAGACCCTCGCTTACATCGTGACGCTCGCGCACTTGCTGACCAAGCCGAACTGTTCCATAACCTTACAAAGAACATCATCGTCAAGATTCCAGCCACAAAGACCGGAATCGAAGCAATCGAAATGGCAACCGAACGCGGTGTCTCAGTCAATGTAACCGTGTCTTTCTCAGTCCCCCAAGCAGTTCAAGCTGCCGCTGCTATTCAGCGAGGGCTTGAGAAGCGTGAAGCTGCTGGACATGACACCTCACAGATGAGTCCAGTTGTCACAATCATGGTTGGTCGCCTTGACGATTGGCTTAAGCACGTCGTAAAACGCGACAAGATTTTCTTGGATCCATCCGCATTGGAGTGGGCCGGAGTAGCCGCAGTCAAGCGCGCATACAAGATTTTTAACGAACGCGGATACCGTGCTCGTGTGCTTGTTGCAGCATTCCGCAATGTACTTCAATGGAGTGAATTCCAAGGTGGCGACCTTGTGGTTTCTCCACCGTTCTCTTGGCAGAAACTCATTAATGACTCAGATTATGAGCCAATCGAAAAGATGAGCATTGACGTTGATGAGCATTACCTCACCCAGCTACGGAGAATCCCCGATTTCAACCGTGCCTACGAACCGGACGGGATGACATTGGAGGAATTTGAAACGTTTGGCCCAACAGTTCGCACACTGCGCCAGTTCCTTAATGCCGACAATGACCTCGACATGCTCATTCGCGACATTCTTATCCCTGCACAATAAAGTTACAACTGACAACGACGTTAGGAAAGACAATGATTAGAATTGGATTAGTGGGAGCCGGGCGTATTGCTCATGTTCATGCTCGCACAGTAGAGGCACACCCAAATGCTCAATTAACATTTGTTGCAGATCCAGTAGAGGCTGCGGTTAAGCCTCTTGCTGAGAAGTATGGAGTTCGTTATTCTCTTAATGCGGATGATGTTTTTACAGCCCCCGATGTGGATGCAGTAATTATCTGTTCACCAACACCCCTACACGTTGAGCACATTTTGAAGGCCGCCAAAGCCGGTAAACCTGCTCTCTGTGAAAAACCAGTTGCAATGGAAACAGCAAAAGTTGAGGAACTGGTTGAGTCACTCAAAGATGTTGATCACACCACCATGATTGGATTCAACCGACGATTTGATCCTACCTTCGCTCAAATGCACAAGATGGTTGAAGCCGGGGTAGTTGGTAAAGTCGAACAGGTAACGATTATTTCTCGAGATCCTGCCGCTCCGCCAAAGGAGTATATCGCCGTTTCTGGTGGCATTTTTAAAGACATGACCATCCACGACTTCGATACTGCACGTTTCTTCCTGGGAGATATCGTTTCGGTCTACGCCGTCGGACAGAACTTGGACCCCGAGTTGGCTGATACCGGCGACTTCGACGGCGCAGTAATTACACTCACCAATTCCGAAGGTGCGGTAGCAACA is a genomic window of Arcanobacterium phocae containing:
- a CDS encoding GntR family transcriptional regulator; the encoded protein is MVDKEKDASLDKPFALDLVLNRNSAEPLYQQILAPISQLIKNGSLQPNQLLEDEISMAKRLNISRPTARRALQELVDSGLLIRRRGVGTRVTPSHVHRQLALTSLNDDLVKAGHATRTEVLKYQIHLATQEEVEFLNCDPDEELVTIQRLRWIDDHPLAILNNIIPSRIAPSLTELSHYGLYESFSHQGIVPISAVQTLGAKNASKAEADMLQIEPQTALFTMQRTAYDSQGKVIEHGNHVYDSQQYKMTFPLVNPAN
- a CDS encoding Cgl0159 family (beta/alpha)8-fold protein, yielding MVAIQDILDIRLHHPEEIKKRLSSRAPGQLPQNGRKMMIIACDHPARGALGAGQDPMSMANRTELLERCMIALSRPGVDGFLGTADLVEDLTLLGALENKLVFGSMNRTGLQGASFEIDDRFGCYTPEAIVEDNLDGGKTLTRICFADPSTPRTLAATAQAVNQLSVNKKIAMIEPFVSSWKDGQLVNDLSPEAVIKSITIASALGSTSAYTWLKLPCVPQMERVMESTTLPSLILGGEVSKDPENTLNSWGKAVKLPNVCGLVIGRSLLFPSHGDVQTAVDNAVELL
- the iolB gene encoding 5-deoxy-glucuronate isomerase, whose product is MNDNDKYVLEAGSTETGKFDTYITAEKAGWDFSSLRIARLQKGESVTIDTDDDEVLVLPLNGSADVVVANEKYSLAGRESVFTAVTDYIYIPWHTSFTIVATESGRFAVPGAKSTKDLPVRYCPASDVHSGIRGAGVCSRQVNNYALGNDLETSHLLVTEVLTPGGNWSSYPPHKHDEHSDNERILEEIYYFELRPGGPEQRTDGFGLQRVYSSPGKDINVCTEVRSGDTVVVPHGYHGPSVAAPGHDMYYLNVMAGPAEDSVWMMTDDPVHTWQRQAWEGEDIDPRLPFMPVTEEKL
- a CDS encoding transaldolase family protein — translated: MSDTKYTPGPLLTACESFDTVLWNDSSDLEELQTSISYGGVGATCNPVIAYTTIAKHPEIWTDRIRKIAEDHPTWSESQIGWQAVMDMSVEAAKLLEPTFDKTHGHDGRLSVQTDPRLHRDARALADQAELFHNLTKNIIVKIPATKTGIEAIEMATERGVSVNVTVSFSVPQAVQAAAAIQRGLEKREAAGHDTSQMSPVVTIMVGRLDDWLKHVVKRDKIFLDPSALEWAGVAAVKRAYKIFNERGYRARVLVAAFRNVLQWSEFQGGDLVVSPPFSWQKLINDSDYEPIEKMSIDVDEHYLTQLRRIPDFNRAYEPDGMTLEEFETFGPTVRTLRQFLNADNDLDMLIRDILIPAQ
- the iolC gene encoding 5-dehydro-2-deoxygluconokinase; protein product: MVRETQYPEVITMGRSGVDIYPLQSGVGLEDVETFGKFLGGSPTNVAVAAARLGHSAAVISGVGDDPFGKFVRMEMNRLGVSDQFVITTENYKTPVTFCEIFPPDTFPLYFYREPSAPDLQLRPQDVPVDAVAHAKVFLVSGTGLSDEPSRSAHWEALRARKNTSGWTIADLDYRPMFWESEEVAQREIGSLLDYVNVAVGNKEECRIAVGETEPDRAADALLERGVQLAIVKQGPKGTLAKTRDLRIEVPVTKVDTLNGLGAGDAFGGALTHALIAGWDIPTAIHFASTAGAIVSSRLECSTAMPTEGEVRELMIQRTETAPVVKES
- the iolG gene encoding inositol 2-dehydrogenase yields the protein MIRIGLVGAGRIAHVHARTVEAHPNAQLTFVADPVEAAVKPLAEKYGVRYSLNADDVFTAPDVDAVIICSPTPLHVEHILKAAKAGKPALCEKPVAMETAKVEELVESLKDVDHTTMIGFNRRFDPTFAQMHKMVEAGVVGKVEQVTIISRDPAAPPKEYIAVSGGIFKDMTIHDFDTARFFLGDIVSVYAVGQNLDPELADTGDFDGAVITLTNSEGAVATITNSRHCSSGYDQRLEVFGDKATINGDNMRSTQVRVSNGDHTDAKNVYLDFFLERYEEAYANELNEFFAAISENRKPATSIDDGAKALRIAEAAEESAKTGKIVYL